The Luteitalea sp. genomic interval ACCAGGGACCGGGCGAGGGAAGCCGGAAAAAACGTGCAACGAAGAAATCTGTTCGTTGAAGATGAGATTGGTATATAAGGGCCCTGATCCGGGCGCCTACGTGGAAATCCCCGTTTGAGCCGACGTCGATAGGTCGGCCAGGCGATTGGTGATGTGGCGCCCGCGTCTGCAACAATCGAGAGGGCCCCCAATGCACATCACCTCGAATCCACTGTCCCGTGCCTTCCGCCGAGTCATCGTTCTCGGTCTGGTGCTCGCGTCTTCGTTCGTGCCGGTGCGGCTGGCCGCACAGACGGGACCGCGCACAATCGAGATCGTCGGCACAGACGATATGAAATACGACAAGACCACGATCGAGGCGAAGCCGGGTGAGGAAATCCGCATCCGCCTGACCGCGAAAGGCACGATGCCCAAGATCGTCATGGCGCACAACGTCGTCGTCCTGAAGCTCGGCACCGACGCGGCGGCATTCGTGGCTGCGGGCGTTTCGGCGCGGGACACCGACTTCATCGCCCCGGAGAAGAAGGCGGCGGTGATCGCGGCCACACCGCAGGCCGGCAACGGCGAGACGGTCGAGACCACGTTCACGGTGCCGACCGTGCCCGGCGACTATCCGTACGTCTGCACGTTTACCGGTCACTTTGCCGCTGGGATGAAAGGCACGCTGGTGGTCAAGAAATAGGAGGCTTGGACCGTTTCACGACGTTCTTCTCCCTCCTCTCGTCTCAGGGCTCACCTGCTTGGCCAATGGCACGGGCCGTAGGGCGGGGCTGCCCGAGGGTTGCACAAACGGTCGGCTCGCGTGTAAAGTGGGGGCACTTCTCTAGCAGACCCCGATGGGCCCTGTCAAGGCTTGTCAGGGAGCAGGACTTGGCGGAACGCATCGTCGACGGTGACGACGGAGACGAGGTGTGCGATGACGAACGAGCCGAGCATCCGCGGAACAGGGAACAGGTTCCGGCTCGCGGCTGTGCTGGTCGCGGTGTCGGTCTGGCCGGGCGTCGCCTTCGGCGCCTCCTCCATTGCCGGAACCGTCACCTTCGACGGGAAGGCCCCCAAGCTCAGGCCGCTCTCAATGGACGCCGAGCCCGTGTGCGCCA includes:
- a CDS encoding azurin, whose protein sequence is MWRPRLQQSRGPPMHITSNPLSRAFRRVIVLGLVLASSFVPVRLAAQTGPRTIEIVGTDDMKYDKTTIEAKPGEEIRIRLTAKGTMPKIVMAHNVVVLKLGTDAAAFVAAGVSARDTDFIAPEKKAAVIAATPQAGNGETVETTFTVPTVPGDYPYVCTFTGHFAAGMKGTLVVKK